The sequence AATGAACCAACATCAAAAATCAATAAAGAGATTCGTATATATAAACCATCACTGAAGATGATTTTAGGTGGGCCTTTGATAAAAATTCGATTGTATTTATTTCAGCTGTACGATTTTGTGTAGTAACGATCATTGCAGCAATCATCGCCTATGAATTTAATTTTGCACGCTCCTATTGGGTTCCATTATCTTGTGTCGCCGTTATGTCAGGTTCAACCATTATTGCTACCTATCATCGGGCCATTCAAAGAGGGTTTGGTACGATTGTAGGGATTCTTATTGCTAGCTTCATTCTTGCTGCACAGCCATATGGATATGTTATCGCTCTATTTATTTTACTTTTGACATTTATGACCGAGCTTTTTATTGTGAAAAACTACGGGTTAGCTGCACTATTCTTCACACCAAATGCATTGCTTATGGCTGAAAGCACAAGTCATGGAAGCTTTAGTTTTTCCTATTTTGCTTCAGCGAGACTAATCGATGTAATCATCGGAAGTCTTATTGGCTTAATTGGAGTCTGGTTGATGGGAAGAAAATCTGCTTCTAGCCGGATCCCACATTTAGTAGCTAAAACCATTCGAATTCAATCACAATTACTCGTACTTCTTTTTTCAGAAGGCGGACGAGGATTGAATTTAGAAGAAAGCAGTGAATTTAAAAAGATGCAAATAAATATGATTCATTTAAAAACACTCTATTCTACCGCTTCAGGGGAGATTCCAGTCAATCAAAAAGTGTTGGACTCCTATTGGCCAGTGGTATTTTCCATCGAGCATTTAGGATTTTTACTAAATAATTGTTCTAAAGTAGAAGATCGACCTATTCTTTCAGAGAAAAAGCTTGCCCAAATCCTTTTTGTTTTTGAAACAATGGCAAACGCTGCTGGTCGGAAACGGTCAACATCAATTAAACAAGTACCTGAAATTGAATCATTCCCGAGCATACAGAATGAGATCATTCGCTTGCAAAAATCCCTTCAAATGAATGATACAAGAATGTATTTATAAGGAAGTTGGCAAGTACTATTTTTTAGAAGAGGGGTATTATTGATGAAAAATTAACAATAGGGCCCTTAAGAAATGATCACGTATAGAATACTGTTTCACTTGATCAACCTAATTATATGAATTTATCCTTGTATATTTGTTCCCATTGGACAAAATATGTTTACGGGGCAGTGCTGCTAAAAACAACAGCACCTCCCTATAAAAAACGAGGGAGTGTATTACATGGCTGATATGAACAAACGTAACGATAACGATACTGGCAAGTCGGCAGGAACTGAACTAGGTGCTTTTACTGGTGATACGATGCCTTCTGCTCTAGATCCATTTGGTTCAGTTGCAGTTGAAGGTGCTGTTTCCGGCGGACCGATGGGTAACAAAGCAGGGAAAGATAACGTTAATGACAACAATCATAACTCCCAAACAAGAGATCAAAGTTAAATAGTCATCCTTTAAACAAAAGGGGATGGGAAGGTAGTGAACTTCCTAAAATGGGAGATTCTTTCAAATGCTTAACTCATGTCTATCGGATTTTTTAGATAGATAAAGGAAGTTTGTATCTCAACTAAAAGGGCTAATATTGAAATGATAAGTCTAATTTCTCGCTAAAATAAGGAGGAAATAGGCTTTTTATCTTTCCAAAAAACTTAACATTATAACCCATTTCTTGATGTAACCCCTAATCGGGGCGTCACTGTGACGCCCCGATTAAAAAAACCAAAATATAACTTAAATGTTCACCATAATTTAGCCAAATACTAATTGAAATAACACAAATAAGTAAGTGGATACATTTATCATGTAACGAAAATTTTAAAATGTGACATTTAAGTAAGTGTTAAAGGGGAGAAATTAATGGAGCCTTTATTGCTACAGTATGCTTGGACTTTGCTTATTCTAATCGGATTAGAAGGGTTGTTATCAGCTGATAATGCTCTTGTATTAGCAGTTATAGCCAAGCATTTACCTGAAAACCAGAAAAGTAAAGCGATTAATTATGGGATCATTATGGCCTTTGTTTTTCGATTTATTGCCCTTTTTGCGATTTCTTTTATCGCAGGCGTTTGGCAAATACAGGCAATTGGAGCCGCATATCTTCTCTATTTAGGCTTAAAGCATATTATTCAAGCCCGATTCGGGAAAAAGAATGAAAAGATCCATAAGGATGATAAACAAGAAGCTGCTGGAAAAGGTTTCTGGCCAACTGTAGGGAAGATTGCGCTGGCCGACCTCGCTTTTGCAATTGATTCAATATTAGCTGCGGTTGCTCTAGCCCTTGGCCTTCCAGATTCACCGCTCGGTAAATTCGGGGGCATGGACGGAGGACAGTTTCTTGTCGTTGTTCTCGGGGGAATTGCAGGCCTGATCTTAATAAAGTTTGCAGCCACTTGGTTTGTACAACTTCTTGCAAAGCGTCCAGCTTTGGAAACAACTGCCTATGCCATTGTGGCTTGGGTAGGAGTAAAGCTTGCCGTTATTACCCTAGCGCATGAGGATATTGGGATTTTGCCGCATGATTTTCCTCACAGTACAATATGGACAATAACCTTTTACGGAGTATTAGTAATTATTGCCCTAATAGGTTGGTTTTCGAAACCGAGGAATAAAGTCGCATTTAGATAACCTCGTCACTGTGACGCCCCGAAAAATCTTGTTTCACAAAATGTTTCATGGGGAAAGTCTTTCATAGTGGCTGTTATTCCTCAAAGGTTCGCGTACAAGGAATCATTAAAAACGAAGCATGTACCAATATTTGGTTTGTGCTTCGTTTATTTTTTTCAGTTCATACTAAAAAAGAGGTGATATACAATGCTTAAAACAGATGAATTAGTCGATCAAATAAAAAAATATGCGGTTCCCTTTTTATCAACAACCGAGCTAAAACCTTTAGTACAAAAGGCTAGTGAGGCAAAATATGTTCTATTTGGTGAAGCGAGTCATGGAACGAGCGAGTTTTACCGGATTCGCAGTGATTTAACGAAACAACTCATTCAAGAGCATGGTTTTTCATTTATAGCTGTTGAGGGGGACTGGCCCGCCTGTTATGAGGTCAATCGCTATATAAAAGGAATGGCGCCTGAATATTCTTCTGCTCAAGACGTATTAACAAAGGCTTTTAACCGCTGGCCTACTTGGATGTGGGCAAATACAGAAATCGTAGAACTCATTGACTGGCTGTACCACTATAATCAATCACAGTCAGGGAAGAAAATTGGTTTTTATGGGCTAGATGTCTATAGTTTATGGGAATCTTTAGATGCCATTGTTGACTATTTAGAAAAAATAAACTCTCCTGTATTGGAAAAAGCCTTAAAGGCGATCGAATGTTTTGAGACACATGAACGTAAGCCTGAAAAGTATGGGGTTGCAGCCGCTTTTTACGGTGAAGATTGTATGAACGAAGTACGAGAACTCCTTCAAACGATGACTCAGAACAAACAAGTGGACTATGACGATGAGGAATCCTTCTTAAATATGAAAATCAATGCGATCGTTGCAAGCAATGCCGAGCATTACTATCATACAATGATCACAGATGATAATGAATCATGGAATATTCGAGATCGCCATATGGTAGAGGCCCTTCATCATATCAGAGAATTTTATGGACCTAATGCGAAAGGAATTGTTTGGGAGCATAACACACATATCGGGGATGCCCGCGCAACAGATATGGCTAATGAGGGAATGGTCAATGTCGGACAACTCACTCGTGAAAAGTATGGCGATGATGAAATCTACGCGATTGGGTTCGGCACGTATCAAGGAACCGTCATAGCAGCGAAAAAATGGGGGGATCCTCCTGAAGTCATGCCTGTCCCAAAAGGTAAGGCAGAAAGCTGGGAAGAAGCCCTTCACCACACAGGTTTAGGAGATCAATATGTAATCTTCACAGAAGAAAATCGTGGTGCATTTCAGGATACCATTGGGCACCGAGCCATTGGAGTCGTCTATCATCCCGATTATGAACAATACGGAAATTATGTTCCATCACGCTTATCTGAACGATACAACGCGTTCATTCATGTCGATAAAACAAAAGCTTTATCACCTCTTTAAACATAAAGAGCCAGGATCATCATCTTGATTTTCCTGGCACTATTTATTTCCTTATAAACACATTTTTCCATAAACAAGGCTTTCTGGCAGTAGTAGTCCGGTTTTATAGGTGTAATCATCTTGTTTATATATAGAGATAAAAAAATTGGCTATAGCTAGCTGGATTTGAATCAACCATCATGAGGTTAAAGTTTGTTACCTTACCATTAGCCGAATAATGTCTCCTTTGAATAGGATTAGTATTAATAATAACGTTTTTATTCATTTTGTTTTTGGCTTGAATTTTTTTGACCTTAACTTTCTTGTGCCTGGGCTTGTTGCAAGTTTCGTGGATCTATATTAGTTTGTCTGGATTGAACAGCCTGTTGTGCTTCCTGATAAAGTTCTTGATTTTGATCATTTTGTTTCATTTAAGAAGTCTCCTTGTCATTAAATATCCTCGTTTAATTTGCCCTTTTTTTTATGTATTGATGTATTAGAAGGTTTTTAACTCATTACTTGATTCTGCTCAATACAATTTTATAGAATTGTTTAATCCAAGATGGAATAATCAGATTAAAATGGATTTTTTTGTTAAAATAGGCTTAACGATGGATTAAACAAGAAGGGCAAGTACCGTTTTATAAGCAATTTAATTATTTAGGATAAAATTCGAGGGGGAAATTTATTTGGAATTTATTATGATTTTATTCGCCTTTTTAGTCTGTATGGCTATTGGTACGTTACTAAACATTCTTTTGAAGACAACTAAGAAAATAGATTGGCTTGTAACTGTCTTTATAAGTTTATGTGTATCATTATTTGTGCAAATCTTAAACATTGGCTGAAAATATAATAATCGCATTGGTTGTTCAAGATAAAGCGATTATAACGTCACTGCAACCTTTCGAAGGATCGAGTCGTCACTTCATCGATTATTTTTGCTCACCCATTGATAAGTAGGGCGATTAATGTAAAAGCGATATTAATTGAAACCACTTCAGGAAAAGGTCTTTTCGGGAAGAAATAAAGACCTTTTCCAACAAATAGCAGATCTAAATAGGTCGCAACCAGTGAGGCCAAAATCTTTTAATAGAAGGGAGAAAGGACCTTCTTTGTAATGGCTGCTAGTTCGAGTTTTTCGAGGGTTTTACAATAGTCATTTTTAATCTCTCCGTTCACATGTTCCTTTAAAGGAGATAAGTGATGAATCACCTTCCAGTTTCTATACCAATCTCCGTCTTCTGCAGGATCTTGTGGTTGATCTTTCCAAGAGAATTCTAGTTTTGGGCTATAGATTCTCGGCGATCCAAGGGGAATGGAACATGATTTAATGTTAGGAATCAGTTGTATTCCTGGGATTCCTTCATTCACATAATGAAAGATGTATGGCCAATAATCCATTCTTGATCCTGAGTGAGGGTGCTCTTTTGTCCATTTTTCAATCAAGTACAACCGATCTAAATCATCAAACAAAATAGAGTATAAGCGCTTTCCTAAAGAAATCCTCTTTTGTAAACTTTCAAAGTGGTGTACGGTTTGACCAACAACTTGGATTCGTTCATTCTCTTTATAGGGAAAGAGAATATGATTTAACGAAAGAGCATCCTGTAATGTAAACTCTAATGTATTTAGTACATTTTTTTGAAAAACAGGATTTTGCACCACCCGTGTCTCTATATAGTTTTGTTCATTAATGATTAAGGCAAATGTTAATAAACGCTTGTCAGGTTCTCTCCAAAAATAATTCCAAATGGTTTCCATAAAGTAAGAGATATGTAAATGTGGCAGTAAATAAAACAAGTTGGTCCTCTGTCTTTTGCTTTCCTCATAAACTAATAATTGCGGATACGCATCCTGAAAAATTAACCAATTTCCCCGTTCTAAAAAATTAAAAAACGCTTGTGCTTCTTTATTCGTTAATAATTTTGATAGAAATCCCCCTTTTAAATCCGTCATACTCCAACCGGCATTTCTGGAGACCATATGTGCTAAAAACGCCCAATGGATTTCTGGATGACGGATATAAAAGTCCAGATAGCTTAATGTTCTTGTTATATTATTTTTATTGAAAAGATCCGTCTCGGTTTTAATTTTATTTAGAAGTTTCAATTCCCAGGTGGAGAGTTCTTTTTTTACAACGATATCTTTACTGGTTAACATTTTTTTGATGGTTTTTTGCGTTTTAGAGAGTGGCGGTTGTTTGTTCATGATGAATTTAATAACCATAGTGACCCTCCTGCATGAATGTCTTTTTTTTATAATGAATATGAATAGTAAAGATCATTTAAAGGGAGAGGGTGAATAAAATATGGATAGTAAAGTGACGAACGGAATCAACCAATTGGTTGAAAAGCTAAGGAAGGATCAGTCTCCCGATGGTTCATGGAATTATCCATTTGAAACCGGAATTTCAACAGATAGTTATATGATCATTTTATTAAAGACATTGGAGATTCATGATGAAAATTTAATTCAGCGTCTAACGGAAAGGATTTTAAGTAAACAGGAAAAAAATGGGGCATGGAAATTATTCTACGATGAAGGAGACGGAAATCTTTCCGCCACAGTAGAGGCGTATTATGCGCTTTTGTATTCAGGATATCTGAAGAAAAATGATGCGAGACTGATCGCAGCAAAACGCTTTATTTTGGCCAATGGAGGAATAAACCAATCCCATCTGTTTACCAAGATCATGTTAGCGATAACCGGTCAAGTCAAATGGCCATCCTTTTTTCCGATTCCCATTGAATTCATTCTGTTGCCAGCTACATTTCCTATCAATCTATATGATTTTTCTATATATGGAAGAGCCCATTTAGTTCCCATTATGATTTTAGCCGACCGGAAATTCAGGTTAAAAGCAAAACCGGAAATAAGTGTAAATGATTTGAAGGTCAGGAATTCAGAAGATGAATTATTTACGTTTAGAAATCAGGAAGAATACCGCTCGCTATTTTCTTCCATTCAAAATGGGATAAAAACTTTACTTGGATACCCAGCTCACCTTCATCAACAAGGAATGGAGAAGGCAAAGAGGTATATGGTAAACCGTATTGAACCAGATGGCACGTTTCTAACGTATTTTAGTTCAACTTTTCTAATGATTTATGCGCTATTAGCTCTTGGCTATTCGAAACACGATCCCCTTATCTTAAAGGCGGTAGACGGACTAAAATCCATGCAATGTAAAATTAATGGCTATACACATATGCAATTTACGACCGCTTCCATTTGGAATACTTCCTTAATTAATTCAACCCTACAAATTGCAGGCATTTCTCCAACAGACACCATCATTACTAAATCGAACGAGTACTTATTAAGTCGTCAGCATCTTAAATATGGAGACTGGGTCGTTCATAATCCCCATGGGTTCCCCGGAGGGTGGGGATTTGCTGATCAAAATACGATCCAACCAGATGTAGATGACTCAACCGCTTCATTGAAAAGCATAGCACAAACCGTACGGCAAGATCGTCGTTTACATTCATCATGGGAAAGGGGAGTCCGCTGGGTCTTATCGATGCAAAATGATGACGGAGGATGGCCTGCCTTTGAAAAGAATACGAATAATAAATTATTATCCCTTTTGCCAATTAAGGGAGGAGAGGATATCATAGCAGATCCTTCATCCGCCGATTTAACAGGCCGGACGTTGGAATTCCTCGGAAATTATACAAATCTATCAACAAATGTGGATGCAATAAGAAAAGGAGTCAATTGGCTTCTACATGATCAAGAACGCAATGGTTCATGGTATGGCCGGTGGGGAATTTGTTATCTCTATGGGACATGGGCCGCCATCACAGGATTATCTGCAGTAGGGATACGATCCTCTCATCGTTCAATTAGGAACGGGGTGAAATGGCTGCAAACCATTCAAAATGAAGATGGAGGATGGGGAGAATCATGTAAAAGTGACAGGAAAAAGACCTATGTCCCTTTAAAACATAGTACATTGACCCATACGGCCTGGGCGGTTGACGCACTTATTGCCGCACACGATCAACCAACAAAGGTAATCAATAGGGGAATACAGTATTTAGTAAACCATTTAAATCGTAACGATTGGACAACGGATTATCCAAAAGGACAGGGATTGCCAGGGGCGGTATATATCCACTATCATAGTTATCGATATATTTTCCCATTACTTGCACTCGCCCACTATCGAAATAAGTTTGAAACGGAAAAATAGTACAGTAAACACTCGGTAGAATTAAACAAGTTTTATTATTTATGACACTTGCGAACCATTTATTATCTGTTTATTACTCCTTACTAATCAAAGAAAAAGAACAACATGAAATCGTATCTAGCTTTAAAAAATTGGAGATTTGCATTTAATATCATTTAATAAAGCCTCGTGAGACATCTCATAGGGCTTTTAATCATTAAAAAAACACTAACGCACGGAAGTAATGATAATACAAGGGAGGAACGATCAATACAAAACCCTTGTTATCTACTGTTCCAAATATCGATATAAGGTGGACTTACTAATTCCAGTCTCCTCTTTTATTTGCATAAGAGTAAAATTTTTACTTTGATACATTTCAATGGCCCGTCGCACATTTTCATCTGGTTTCCTTGGTCGACCAGTTACGATTCCCTTTTGTTTTGCCTCATTTAACCCTTTTTTAGTTTTTTCACTAATCACATCACTTTGGAATTCGACTAGATGGTTAACGATAGTTTTAAAAGAATCTGTTATGTTCTTGCTTGTATCAATTCCTTCTTTAATTGATTGAAAATAACCACCTTTGGCATCAATCGCATCCAATAACTCAACGAGATGACGTGTAGAATCAGCAAAGACAAATAGTTTCGTAACGACGATTGTATCTCCTTGTTTCAAGTTGTCGATCATCTGTTTAAGTTTGACTCTCTTTTTTGCGGATGAATGTTCCTCAATGACAATCCTGTCACAATTGATTTTTTCGATGTATTTTTGTTGTGATTTACACTCTAAATCTTCTTGTAAAGGTCTCATATACCCAATTAACATTACACGCTCTCCTAACCGATATAGCTTTATCTTTTATCATATCATATACTCAATTCTTATGAAAAAGCTCTGAACGGTCCGCAGTGGGAAGGAACATGATAGACTTTCGGATTAAGTTTTCATCTATAGCTTTTAAACAAGGAAGAATCAAAAATCGATTCTTACAAAGATCAGACTGGTGGTAGGAGTCTACCTGTCTGCCAAAGCCCCAATGGCATTCTATAAATTTTAAAAATACGATAAGAATGTTGATAAAATGCCTTCATGATGATAACATCTTTTTGTTTAGAAACGAAAAAGGTAACAATATTCTTCTCTAGCCTCATAAAGACACCCTCAACCTCATTGAAATACAGTTTTAACCAGTTTATTTCGAGTATCATTCTATTTATCCGCACAAAAAATAAACGTATTACTAACATTTATCTATTTAGTAGCTTTAGATTGTTTAAAGTCAATGCTTTATAAGCGATATGTAGAACATTGATTTTCATACTTTTAATCAACCTTATATTATCTAGCAATTATAACTTAGAAAAAACATGTCCCAAAAACCTTCCATTTTGGGCAGACAGATGATAGACTGTTCAAGTAAGTTTTTACGCTTATTTGATTTTAACTTATAAATGATAGATTTTTGGAGGGAAGTAAAAGTGGTCGAAAAGATTAAAAAGGAATGGTTCTCCAATGTGAGAGGCGATATCCTTTCTGGTATCGTTGTAGCGCTAGCGTTGATTCCTGAAGCCATTGCCTTTTCCATTATTGCAGGAGTTGACCCGATGGTTGGGCTATATGCTTCGTTTACGATGGCAGTTATTATTGCGTTTGCCGGAGGAAGACCGGGAATGATTTCAGCGGCTACAGGTGCCATGGCTTTGGTAATGGTTCCTTTAGTGCGAGATTATGGATTGGAATATTTGTTTGCTGCTACCATTTTAACCGGAATGATTCAAATATTATTTGGGGTATTTAAAGTAGCAAAACTCATGAAGTTTATACCTAGGGCGGTTATGATTGGTTTCGTAAATGCACTAGCCATCTTAATTTTTATGGCCCAAGTTCCGCATTTTATAGGAGTTTCGGGTATGACCTATGTATTTGTCGGGATTACATTATTAATCGTATATATAGTGCCAAGATTTTTTACAGCAATACCGGCGCCGTTAATTGCCATTGTGCTGTTAACGATTGTGGCCATTTATGGTGGAGTTGAATTAAGAACAGTTGGGGATATGGGAGCTATTACTCAGTCATTACCTGCCTTTATCATTCCAAGCGTTCCATTTACAATTGAAACTTTGGCTATTATATTTCCGTACTCTATCTCCTTAGCAATCGTTGGGCTTTTAGAAAGCTTACTGACTGCATCGATTGTAGATGACATGACTGGAACCGAAAGCAATAAAAATCAAGAGGCAAGAGGTCAAGGAATAGCCAATATCGTGACAGGTTTCTTTGGTGGAATGGCGGGCTGTGCGATGATTGGACAATCTGTGATTAATGTAAAATCAGGAGGACGAGGAAGGTTATCAACTTTTGTAGCTGGTGTATTTTTAATGTTCCTGATTATTGTATTAGGAGATTTAGTCGTACAGATTCCAATGCCCGTACTTGTGGGAATTATGATTATGGTATGTATCGGAACTTTTGATTGGTCATCGTTCACTTATCTTAGAAAAGCACCAAAATCAGATGCACTCGTCATGCTTGTAACAGTGGCTATTGTTGTGGCAACTAATGACTTGTCAAAGGGTGTTATTGCAGGGGTTATTTTAAGTGCTATTTTCTTCGTTGCTAAAATTTCTACGATGAAAGTTGTGAAACGAGTAGAAAACAATCAAATCATTTTTGATATAGAAGGTCAATTATTCTTCGCTTCTGTCGATGGATTTGTCGATGCCTTTGATTACACGGTTGAAAATAAAAACATTGTGATTGACTTTTCTGCTGCTCATGTCTGGGATGATTCAGCTGTTGGTGCAATCGATAAAGTAATGATGAGATATCGTGAAAATCAAAATCGAGTCACCATTAAAAACTTAAATGCAGCTAGTAAGAAACTTGTCGATAAATTGGCTGTATTCAATGATCAAAATGCAAAGTTATCTACTCATTAGGCTCTTTTCTCACACATTGTTGCTTTTAATATGAAAACAGGATGTTTGACGTAAGCTTTTCACTGTGTATCAGGTTTTAACAGAAGAGAAAAGAGCAAACTGTCCTGTTCTTATTGTAACCATTTGCCAAGAAAACAATCCATGAGTTACTGTATGTGGGTTGTTTTTTTGTATCTCTATGTTTCAGCAATGAGAAATTAAAGTAAAAACACACCAAACAGAATGTAGTTTAATCTACCTAAGCTACTTCCTATTTCACAATAGGGAGGCGGCCATTTTGAGTATGGTAAAAACCTTCCATCTCTGGAAACTATCTACTAATGCAGTTTTAATTATATGTATGTTATAGTTACTCATGTAGTGATGAACGAAACAAACATGAAATGGTGAGTAGTCGCGGCTCGTGCTAACACGAGTTGAGGAAAGTCCAGGCTCGCCCGGTGCTGAGATGCCCGGAGTGTTCGTGCCATCTATAAAGGTGGGCAGAGATTGATCTCTGACGGCGGAGAAATCAGCTAAGTCCTTTTGGATATGCTGAAATTATTCTGAAAGTGCCACAGTGACGAAGTTCTTTTGGAAACGAAAGAAATGGAACGGGGTAAACCCCACGAGCGAGCAACCCAAACTTAGGTAGGGGCACCATCCGGTGGGAAGTGAACCGAAAGGATGGATCGGTCAATCGATCGATAGTTATATGACTACACCTGTTGGTGCAAGATTGGCATCGTTTGAGCACACAGGAACAGAACCTGGCTTACAGCCATTTCATGAGCCGAATCATCTACATCGTTTTGCACATAAAACATAAGGTATGTTTTCTTCATATACATACCGTGCTAGACGGGGAGTTAGCGGTGCCCTGTTACCCGCAATCCGCTATAGCGGGGTTGATGCTTATTTGAGGCTTGAACATGTAAGGTCTGCCTTACATAAGGGAGCGTTGACAATTGGGTCCTGCGCAATGGAAACCTATGAATCTGGTCAGGTCCGGAAGGAAGCAGCCATAAGTAGACTTTTTCATGTGCCGTGGGGTTGCCTAGTTCGAGTTCACTTTTGTAAGTAACGCTTGGTTGTTCCTGTCGAGAATAGGGTGCACGGTTTACATATAATGGGTCAGCCCTTCGAATGGTTTTCATTGAAACCATCCAAAGGGCTGGCTTTTTTAGTTTTTCACTTAAAACCTTGTTGCTTTTGAAAAGTAACAATTGAATTTGCTAGGTTATGTCGAAAAAAACTATATAAGCCCCATGTTCACTAATTCAATAATCGTTAACAGAACTTTTAGGAGGTTATTGCTAACTGTAATATGTGCTAAATACATAATTGAATTTAAAAAGTATCTTTTCCTTCAAATGGGAACAATCCTTTGAATTGTTTAAGTATAAGCAAACGTATTAATTTTAGATAGAACATTAAGAAGAAGTAGGATAAAAATACATTCTAGGTCACAGTGACGCCCCGATTAAAAGGGCATCGTCTCTTATTTAGTTGCCTCCATTGATATTTAAATTTTAGTCGCGCCAAGATGTCGCAGAAAACACTACTCATAAGAGATGATGTTTGTTAATTCGACTCCATTACATCAAACCAAATTGGAGACTGATCCTCAGGATCTCCATTGTAATTGATTTTGATTTCTTCTCCTTTGGCTATATTCTTACCTGCATAGAAATCAATGGTCTGGTTTTCGATATTCGTTACATAATAAGCGTTTGGATGATAGGAATGATTGTATAAAG is a genomic window of Niallia sp. XMNu-256 containing:
- a CDS encoding FUSC family protein — encoded protein: MAYEFNFARSYWVPLSCVAVMSGSTIIATYHRAIQRGFGTIVGILIASFILAAQPYGYVIALFILLLTFMTELFIVKNYGLAALFFTPNALLMAESTSHGSFSFSYFASARLIDVIIGSLIGLIGVWLMGRKSASSRIPHLVAKTIRIQSQLLVLLFSEGGRGLNLEESSEFKKMQINMIHLKTLYSTASGEIPVNQKVLDSYWPVVFSIEHLGFLLNNCSKVEDRPILSEKKLAQILFVFETMANAAGRKRSTSIKQVPEIESFPSIQNEIIRLQKSLQMNDTRMYL
- a CDS encoding TerC family protein; this translates as MEPLLLQYAWTLLILIGLEGLLSADNALVLAVIAKHLPENQKSKAINYGIIMAFVFRFIALFAISFIAGVWQIQAIGAAYLLYLGLKHIIQARFGKKNEKIHKDDKQEAAGKGFWPTVGKIALADLAFAIDSILAAVALALGLPDSPLGKFGGMDGGQFLVVVLGGIAGLILIKFAATWFVQLLAKRPALETTAYAIVAWVGVKLAVITLAHEDIGILPHDFPHSTIWTITFYGVLVIIALIGWFSKPRNKVAFR
- a CDS encoding erythromycin esterase family protein, encoding MLKTDELVDQIKKYAVPFLSTTELKPLVQKASEAKYVLFGEASHGTSEFYRIRSDLTKQLIQEHGFSFIAVEGDWPACYEVNRYIKGMAPEYSSAQDVLTKAFNRWPTWMWANTEIVELIDWLYHYNQSQSGKKIGFYGLDVYSLWESLDAIVDYLEKINSPVLEKALKAIECFETHERKPEKYGVAAAFYGEDCMNEVRELLQTMTQNKQVDYDDEESFLNMKINAIVASNAEHYYHTMITDDNESWNIRDRHMVEALHHIREFYGPNAKGIVWEHNTHIGDARATDMANEGMVNVGQLTREKYGDDEIYAIGFGTYQGTVIAAKKWGDPPEVMPVPKGKAESWEEALHHTGLGDQYVIFTEENRGAFQDTIGHRAIGVVYHPDYEQYGNYVPSRLSERYNAFIHVDKTKALSPL
- a CDS encoding DUF2515 domain-containing protein; translated protein: MVIKFIMNKQPPLSKTQKTIKKMLTSKDIVVKKELSTWELKLLNKIKTETDLFNKNNITRTLSYLDFYIRHPEIHWAFLAHMVSRNAGWSMTDLKGGFLSKLLTNKEAQAFFNFLERGNWLIFQDAYPQLLVYEESKRQRTNLFYLLPHLHISYFMETIWNYFWREPDKRLLTFALIINEQNYIETRVVQNPVFQKNVLNTLEFTLQDALSLNHILFPYKENERIQVVGQTVHHFESLQKRISLGKRLYSILFDDLDRLYLIEKWTKEHPHSGSRMDYWPYIFHYVNEGIPGIQLIPNIKSCSIPLGSPRIYSPKLEFSWKDQPQDPAEDGDWYRNWKVIHHLSPLKEHVNGEIKNDYCKTLEKLELAAITKKVLSPFY
- the shc gene encoding squalene--hopene cyclase — protein: MDSKVTNGINQLVEKLRKDQSPDGSWNYPFETGISTDSYMIILLKTLEIHDENLIQRLTERILSKQEKNGAWKLFYDEGDGNLSATVEAYYALLYSGYLKKNDARLIAAKRFILANGGINQSHLFTKIMLAITGQVKWPSFFPIPIEFILLPATFPINLYDFSIYGRAHLVPIMILADRKFRLKAKPEISVNDLKVRNSEDELFTFRNQEEYRSLFSSIQNGIKTLLGYPAHLHQQGMEKAKRYMVNRIEPDGTFLTYFSSTFLMIYALLALGYSKHDPLILKAVDGLKSMQCKINGYTHMQFTTASIWNTSLINSTLQIAGISPTDTIITKSNEYLLSRQHLKYGDWVVHNPHGFPGGWGFADQNTIQPDVDDSTASLKSIAQTVRQDRRLHSSWERGVRWVLSMQNDDGGWPAFEKNTNNKLLSLLPIKGGEDIIADPSSADLTGRTLEFLGNYTNLSTNVDAIRKGVNWLLHDQERNGSWYGRWGICYLYGTWAAITGLSAVGIRSSHRSIRNGVKWLQTIQNEDGGWGESCKSDRKKTYVPLKHSTLTHTAWAVDALIAAHDQPTKVINRGIQYLVNHLNRNDWTTDYPKGQGLPGAVYIHYHSYRYIFPLLALAHYRNKFETEK
- a CDS encoding recombinase family protein, which gives rise to MLIGYMRPLQEDLECKSQQKYIEKINCDRIVIEEHSSAKKRVKLKQMIDNLKQGDTIVVTKLFVFADSTRHLVELLDAIDAKGGYFQSIKEGIDTSKNITDSFKTIVNHLVEFQSDVISEKTKKGLNEAKQKGIVTGRPRKPDENVRRAIEMYQSKNFTLMQIKEETGISKSTLYRYLEQ
- a CDS encoding SulP family inorganic anion transporter, whose translation is MVEKIKKEWFSNVRGDILSGIVVALALIPEAIAFSIIAGVDPMVGLYASFTMAVIIAFAGGRPGMISAATGAMALVMVPLVRDYGLEYLFAATILTGMIQILFGVFKVAKLMKFIPRAVMIGFVNALAILIFMAQVPHFIGVSGMTYVFVGITLLIVYIVPRFFTAIPAPLIAIVLLTIVAIYGGVELRTVGDMGAITQSLPAFIIPSVPFTIETLAIIFPYSISLAIVGLLESLLTASIVDDMTGTESNKNQEARGQGIANIVTGFFGGMAGCAMIGQSVINVKSGGRGRLSTFVAGVFLMFLIIVLGDLVVQIPMPVLVGIMIMVCIGTFDWSSFTYLRKAPKSDALVMLVTVAIVVATNDLSKGVIAGVILSAIFFVAKISTMKVVKRVENNQIIFDIEGQLFFASVDGFVDAFDYTVENKNIVIDFSAAHVWDDSAVGAIDKVMMRYRENQNRVTIKNLNAASKKLVDKLAVFNDQNAKLSTH